One genomic segment of Fervidobacterium pennivorans includes these proteins:
- a CDS encoding TIGR01212 family radical SAM protein (This family includes YhcC from E. coli K-12, an uncharacterized radical SAM protein.), with the protein MPLNAGFTCPNRENGRPGCFFCDETGSGFSTFAGLSVKEQLEKMKEKYRKKGIRKFIAYFQNYTNTYAPLDVLRKTYTEAIDEDVVQLDIATRPDCINEEILNMVDDIRKGHGIQVSFDVGLQTANYHTLVKINRGHTLGEYIYAVNLLKRYGFEVVSHVILNLPGDNTLDVVESAKIISALGVDGVKLHSLYIVEGSVFGEMFKSGKLQVGTLEEYVERAVTFLENLSPRIVIHRLVAAPPLTGTLFGNWGRTKTEIVNLIENRLIEKDTYQGKRAKIM; encoded by the coding sequence TTGCCACTCAATGCAGGTTTCACATGTCCAAATAGAGAAAATGGAAGACCAGGTTGTTTTTTCTGTGATGAAACGGGTAGTGGTTTTAGCACTTTTGCAGGATTAAGTGTTAAAGAACAGTTAGAGAAAATGAAGGAGAAGTATCGAAAAAAGGGTATTAGAAAATTCATTGCGTATTTTCAAAACTATACAAACACTTACGCCCCATTAGACGTCTTGAGGAAGACCTATACAGAGGCAATAGACGAAGATGTTGTTCAACTTGATATCGCAACAAGACCAGACTGCATAAACGAAGAAATTTTAAATATGGTTGATGATATAAGGAAAGGGCACGGTATTCAAGTCTCTTTTGATGTAGGTTTACAAACCGCGAATTATCATACTCTGGTTAAGATAAACAGAGGTCATACCCTGGGAGAATACATCTACGCTGTGAATCTTCTAAAAAGATATGGATTTGAAGTTGTATCGCACGTAATTTTGAATTTGCCAGGAGATAATACATTAGATGTTGTAGAAAGTGCAAAGATAATTTCCGCACTTGGAGTGGATGGTGTAAAACTTCACTCTCTGTATATTGTCGAGGGGTCTGTTTTTGGTGAAATGTTTAAGTCAGGAAAATTACAGGTAGGAACCCTTGAAGAATACGTTGAACGAGCGGTTACTTTCCTCGAGAATCTGTCGCCACGGATAGTTATTCACAGACTTGTTGCAGCCCCACCCTTAACTGGTACACTTTTTGGAAATTGGGGAAGGACAAAAACCGAGATCGTTAACTTGATAGAAAATAGATTGATAGAAAAAGATACTTACCAAGGCAAAAGGGCTAAGATAATGTAA
- a CDS encoding amidohydrolase gives MLLKNGKALIGLELKKCDIRIENGIIKEISENLVPLDNEEVVDLTGKIITPGFVNTHTHVAMSLLRGYAEDLPFKEWLFGKILPAEEKLTPEAVYYGSLVSMMEMAAHGVVAFCDMYFHEDMVAKAVADFGLKALLTRGLVDIGGDDNGRLEENLKLFRKWNGYEDRIYVGLGPHAPYSCSKSYLSKIVDIAKTEDVPVTMHFFENAWEYEMYTPREIMDIGFHEVHFIPVHCTQLKREDIRLLDGSFPSINTVSNMKLGNGIPPVTEMLKNGIKITIGTDGPASNNSQNLLLDLRISVLAQKSYSPENFKVEEAFNALTKNGYSALRLTGGTIEVGSPADFAIFEASHIQLQPVDNFLQNLIHAYTDRVYATMVNGRFVYINGSYPTVDVEEVLEKFSTFSRMVTGIES, from the coding sequence ATGCTTTTGAAGAATGGGAAAGCTCTTATTGGATTAGAACTTAAAAAGTGTGATATCAGAATAGAGAATGGAATAATAAAGGAAATATCGGAAAATTTGGTTCCACTAGACAATGAAGAGGTTGTTGACCTTACAGGGAAGATAATTACTCCTGGCTTTGTTAACACTCACACCCATGTTGCTATGTCCTTACTCAGAGGATATGCGGAAGACCTTCCGTTCAAAGAGTGGCTCTTTGGTAAAATACTCCCAGCAGAAGAAAAACTCACTCCTGAAGCCGTCTACTACGGTTCCCTAGTCTCGATGATGGAAATGGCAGCGCATGGTGTTGTTGCCTTTTGCGACATGTATTTCCATGAAGATATGGTGGCAAAAGCTGTTGCAGATTTTGGTTTGAAGGCATTGCTGACAAGAGGTCTTGTTGACATTGGCGGTGATGACAACGGTAGACTTGAAGAGAATTTGAAATTATTCAGAAAGTGGAATGGATATGAAGATAGAATCTACGTTGGACTTGGTCCACATGCTCCTTACAGCTGTTCCAAAAGTTATCTTTCAAAGATTGTAGATATCGCAAAAACTGAAGATGTTCCAGTAACAATGCATTTTTTTGAAAATGCATGGGAATACGAAATGTATACTCCCAGGGAAATCATGGACATAGGATTCCACGAAGTACACTTCATTCCCGTCCACTGCACGCAGTTAAAGCGTGAAGATATACGTTTGCTTGATGGCTCATTTCCGTCAATAAACACAGTAAGTAATATGAAACTCGGGAATGGAATACCACCTGTCACTGAAATGCTCAAAAATGGAATCAAAATTACAATTGGAACAGATGGACCTGCAAGCAACAACTCACAAAATTTGCTCCTTGATTTGCGTATATCCGTTTTGGCTCAGAAGAGCTATTCACCTGAGAATTTCAAAGTTGAAGAGGCATTTAACGCCTTAACAAAGAACGGTTATTCGGCACTTCGTTTGACTGGTGGGACAATTGAAGTGGGAAGCCCGGCAGATTTTGCAATTTTTGAAGCCTCACACATCCAGTTACAACCAGTCGATAACTTTTTGCAGAACCTCATTCATGCTTACACGGATAGAGTTTATGCAACAATGGTAAATGGTAGATTCGTCTATATTAACGGCTCATATCCGACGGTTGACGTTGAGGAGGTGCTGGAAAAATTTTCGACTTTCTCGAGGATGGTTACAGGTATAGAAAGCTAA
- the rsfS gene encoding ribosome silencing factor, protein MLVSKEKSEISLIKDLLVLLEKKEAIEPVVLNMSKTRLLTDYFVICTANSNIHMKSLRDEVVEFFNEKGKEIIYYDRGEGYDWVLIDAGDIVVHIFTKSAREFYDLEHLWIDAERVVF, encoded by the coding sequence GTGTTGGTGAGCAAAGAAAAAAGTGAAATCAGCTTAATCAAAGATTTACTTGTATTACTTGAAAAAAAGGAAGCAATTGAACCTGTTGTGCTTAATATGAGTAAAACAAGACTCTTAACTGACTATTTTGTCATTTGCACGGCAAACAGTAATATCCATATGAAAAGCCTTAGAGATGAAGTTGTTGAGTTTTTTAATGAAAAAGGTAAAGAAATTATCTATTACGACCGAGGAGAAGGTTACGATTGGGTTCTTATCGATGCTGGCGATATTGTGGTACACATATTCACTAAAAGTGCTCGAGAGTTCTACGATTTAGAGCACCTATGGATTGATGCAGAAAGGGTTGTTTTTTAA
- a CDS encoding bifunctional folylpolyglutamate synthase/dihydrofolate synthase: MISATFLDTLKYLYFTRPYNTMKLGLFRIENLLSRMGNPHSGVKYFHVTGSNGKGSVTTFLEYLTYHHGHNVTGFYSPHLSTILERFHYNTQNISQEEFVEAAFEVKKHAEEMDKLGEEFSPSFFEYMTAMYFYITKKKNAEYGSVEVGLGGRFDSTNVIIPEISVICTVSLEHTNVLGNTVEQIAFEKAGIIKEKKPVVVGLMADSALEVIRQIAKQKNSKVYEYGKDFYVEPVQFSFNENVYDYYGDTTIKGIKVRLNGKHQLYNVGLALKAFEVTHRINEKAVKKAFEEAFIPGRFEMVNGVVLDGSHNPQAAEKFAENLDLYFPGKRRASVFGIVDDKDKEGVLKVIAPKFDLIIVTKPPSKRAEKVAETYEIAKRYNPNVILEPDYIRAVDLLKETDEDVKFVTGSFYLVGYVRDYLLNGKISEELTIGGA; this comes from the coding sequence ATGATTTCCGCAACATTTTTAGACACTCTAAAATATCTATACTTCACACGCCCTTACAACACAATGAAGCTTGGTTTGTTCAGAATAGAAAATCTCCTCTCCAGAATGGGTAACCCCCATTCTGGAGTTAAATATTTCCATGTGACTGGTTCAAATGGAAAAGGGAGTGTTACAACTTTTCTTGAATACTTGACATATCACCATGGGCATAATGTAACGGGATTTTACTCACCACACTTATCAACAATCCTGGAGCGGTTCCATTACAACACACAGAATATAAGTCAAGAAGAATTTGTGGAAGCAGCATTTGAGGTCAAAAAACATGCGGAAGAGATGGATAAACTTGGTGAAGAATTCTCTCCGAGTTTCTTTGAGTATATGACTGCGATGTATTTTTACATAACGAAAAAAAAGAACGCAGAATATGGAAGTGTTGAAGTTGGATTGGGAGGAAGGTTTGATTCAACGAACGTTATAATACCAGAAATTTCCGTAATTTGCACCGTCTCTTTAGAACATACGAACGTTCTCGGTAATACTGTTGAGCAAATTGCCTTTGAAAAAGCCGGAATCATAAAAGAAAAGAAGCCTGTCGTCGTTGGTTTAATGGCAGATTCGGCATTAGAAGTAATAAGGCAAATTGCCAAACAGAAAAATTCTAAAGTATACGAATACGGGAAAGATTTCTATGTGGAACCTGTTCAGTTTTCGTTTAACGAAAATGTCTATGATTACTACGGTGATACAACCATCAAAGGTATAAAAGTTCGGTTGAATGGAAAGCACCAGCTATACAACGTTGGACTGGCATTAAAAGCTTTTGAAGTTACGCACAGAATTAATGAAAAAGCTGTAAAAAAAGCATTTGAAGAAGCATTTATACCCGGCAGATTTGAAATGGTGAACGGAGTAGTATTAGATGGTTCGCATAATCCACAAGCGGCCGAAAAATTCGCCGAAAATCTAGATTTATACTTCCCTGGAAAAAGAAGAGCTTCAGTTTTTGGTATAGTAGATGACAAAGATAAAGAGGGTGTGCTAAAAGTAATTGCTCCGAAATTCGATCTAATAATAGTCACAAAGCCACCTTCAAAAAGGGCCGAAAAAGTAGCTGAAACCTACGAAATTGCGAAGAGATATAATCCAAACGTGATTCTTGAACCAGACTATATTAGAGCCGTCGACTTGCTAAAAGAAACAGATGAAGATGTTAAATTTGTGACTGGTTCATTTTATCTGGTTGGGTATGTTCGCGATTATCTATTGAATGGAAAGATAAGTGAAGAACTAACGATAGGAGGTGCGTAA